The following are from one region of the Oscarella lobularis chromosome 3, ooOscLobu1.1, whole genome shotgun sequence genome:
- the LOC136185024 gene encoding ATP-dependent DNA helicase Q4-like, with protein sequence MTSIQTPAEELEDVRRELKAWENTFKHHNGRKPTSDDVHVGSEEIRELYVKYKRLKREIQDKKAQSSENVGDRDYTVFGQAFNNKKLVDHKREEELIHKRNMKEARESLMHKRIRRWTRDGGHATVSLSDGGKKGGLKLKNDDLMGGIPRAESNDETNAPTKTDFPIICAGSALWSGFGSAALKRKRRFNLEADWLDECQPEGARATRLRADSAECLGYDDWEEEKGQSVDARRDDVIRIEASNDEAAMTSSPLRCHDDEYRRHVTESTAASSLNLIRTESDCKGSNDTNHDTKEEREQLVDPRDNDVIAVETSRDEVERSTSATAQASEFRHDDSKDKDGCRATGDHLECGENETEAVYQDVSASDSNLSPIESALAKFYADDGDNGANASPVDSSLSLWNNLAPGAKRRHVSESENASAAKSGGNSAKSRKKSKRETAAAPSKPKPQMGSSRGLVSENFVRIDMNRRRFYRPKGGIGSAAKRFSRWAWKRKFKAKFGKTKTSCFQCGQDGHWASKCPQRIEQRVEGESDAEWDGTEIMDLPTSPLRPPDYDLSPSTESVEPVYSETCHDTPQEVFDTLQKLGFSSFRSGQEKAVMRTLQGLSTIVVMPTGSGKSLCYQLPACLYAKHRNSVTLVISPLVSLMEDQIQCLPFGLRGACIHSGLQPKQKQKTLSDVADGRISILLLSPESLISGKDSLKLPPISFACIDEVHCISEWSHNFRPCYLQLCQVLRETYGVSCILGLTATATSSTLDSVSKHLNLPKNSDAIIRGPPLPTNLCLSVSCDRNRDRALIDLLQGKRFDSFDSIIIYCTRQQETERLAQYIRTSHQDRSARGSRSTSVAEAYHAGLTAAERRRVQKRFTSGNVRIVVATVAFGMGINKANVGGIVHYNMPKTLENYVQEIGRAGRDGSVAHCHVFLDEDGSDIGELKRHCFAHDVDRYTVKRFVNRVFPHCRCSELTGGSEGGPTACGPGHEVAIDIEKNVFDLDLKEEALATLLCYLELRGDGSLRQLAPSYSRCTIKCYGGAKQMRALASKCLAVNAALALCREQCQSVEKTSIIQFDLIELCNRMGWESRLVRRELNGLEWDTSGKVPQKTGVMVEFGNLALRARCSGSLNGDERDEICDYLFERVKNQVTMGLNKLRAAHSFLLAVAHESVRDCVDDVKSDLSDALRRSIELYFSDDVAALEKSDSSSSSQCTKEDEVGIRRDVRGLVSLHEDQTFSGHAVARIFQGIASPRYAAEVWGKNRRFWRRHIAVDFNVLRKIATEEIVKMR encoded by the exons ATGACGTCTATCCAAACTCCCGCCGAAGAACTAGAAGACGTTAGACGCGAGCTGAAAGCTTGGGAGAACACTTTCAAGCACCACAACGGTCGAAAACCGACCAGC GACGACGTACACGTCGGCTCGGAGGAAATTCGTG AATTATATGTGAAGTACAAGCGCTTGAAGAGGGAAATTCAGGACAAAAAGGCGCAATCAAGTGAAAAT GTTGGCGATAGAGATTACACTGTCTTTGGACAAGCgtttaataataaaaaacTAGTTGACCATAAAAGGGAAGAAGAGTTGATTCACAAGAGAAATATGAAGGAAGCTCGCGAGTCATTGATGCACAAAAGAATTCGGCGCTGGACACGAGATGGTGGCCACGCTACGGTTAGTCTGTCTGATGGTGGGAAGAAAGGAGGACTGAAGTTGAAAAATGATGATCTGATGGGGGGAATTCCCAGAGCAGAAAGTAATGATGAGACGAATGCACCAACAAAGACAGATTTTCCCATTATCTGTGCTGGTTCTGCTCTGTGGTCTGGATTCGGCTCAGCTGCCTTGAAGCGGAAAAGAAGATTCAATTTGGAAGCGGATTGGCTTGACGAGTGCCAGCCGGAGGGTGCCAGGGCTACAAGACTGAGGGCTGACAGCGCCGAGTGTCTTGGATATGATGATtgggaggaagagaaagggcAGTCTGTGGATGCGCGACGTGATGATGTAATCCGCATTGAGGCCAGCAATGATGAGGCAGCAATgacttcttctcctcttcgatGTCACGATGACGAGTATAGGCGTCATGTGACTGAGTCAACTGCAGCGAGTTCTTTGAATCTGATTCGCACCGAGTCTGATTGCAAGGGCAGCAACGATACGAATCATGACACTAaggaagagagagagcaGCTTGTGGATCCTCGAGATAATGACGTGATTGCCGTTGAGACCAGCAGAGATGAGGTGGAGCGTAGCACTTCAGCAACAGCGCAGGCCTCTGAATTCCGCCATGATGATAGTAAGGATAAGGACGGGTGCCGTGCAACTGGGGACCACTTGGAATgcggcgagaacgagacTGAAGCTGTTTATCAAGACGTATCTGCATCAGATTCAAATCTGAGTCCTATCGAGTCTGCCTTAGCCAAGTTTTATGCTGATGATGGTGATAACGGTGCGAATGCGTCACCGGTGGACTCCTCTTTATCACTGTGGAATAACTTGGCTCCTGGTGCGAAACGTAGACACGTGTCTGAGTCGGAGAATGCTTCAGCAGCGAAGAGCGGAGGCAATTCCGCCAAATCACGCAAGAAGTCAAAGAGGgaaacagcagcagcgccGTCAAAGCCCAAACCTCAGATGGG gtCGTCTCGTGGCCTTGTGAGCGAGAATTTTGTCCGTATTGACATGAATCGACGCCGGTTTTATCGCCCAAAAGGCGGCATTGGCTCagcggcgaaacgatttAGTCGTTGGGCATGGAAACGGAAATTCAAAGCGAAATTTGGCAAAACGAAAACCTCTTGCTTTCAGTGCGGCCAAGACGGTCATTGGGCTTCGAAGTGTCCACAGAGGATTGAGCAGAGAGTCGAAGGAGAAAGCGACGCCGAGTGGGATGGAACGGAGATAATGGATCTTCCGACGTCTCCTTTGCGGCCACCGGATTACGACTTGTCTCCTTCTACTGAAAGCGTAGAACCAGTGTATTCGGAAACGTGCCACG ACACTCCTCAGGAAGTATTTGACACGTTGCAGAAGTTgggtttttcttcgtttcgttcaGGACAGGAGAAAGCCGTAATGAGAACGCTCCAAG GTTTGTCTACTATAGTTGTCATGCCAACTGGTTCAGGCAAATCCTTATGCTATCAGCTACCCGCCTGTCTGTACGCCAAGCACAGAAATAGCGTCACGTTGGTCATATCGCCTCTCGTTTCGCTAATGGAAGATCAG ATTCAGTGTTTGCCGTTTGGTCTACGCGGTGCTTGTATTCACAGCGGCCTGCAGCCTAAACAGAAGCAGAAGACTTTGTCCGACGTTGCGGACGGCCGTATATCGATTCTCTTATTGTCACCGGAAAGCCTAATCAGCGGAAAAGATTCTCTCAAGCTTCCTCCGATCTCCTTTGCGTGCATCGACGAAGTCCACTGCATCTCCGAATGGTCGCACAATTTTCGACCTTGCTACCTTCAATTATGCCAG gtgTTGAGGGAAACTTACGGCGTTTCGTGCATTCTCGGTTTGACAGCAACTGCCACGTCATCGACGTTAGATTCCGTGTCAAAGCATCTCAATCTCCCGAAAAATTCTGACGCAATTATACGGGGTCCACCGTTGCCAACGAATCTTTGTCTGTCAGTTTCGTGCGACAGaaatcgcgatcgcgcgctCATCGATTTGCTGCAGGGGAAGCGGTTCGATTCCTTCGATTCAATCATTATCTACTGCACTCGGCAACAGGAGACCGAACGATTGGCCCAATATATTCGAACGTCACATCAGGATCGCAGTGCGAGGGGCTCTCGATCGACATCAGTAGCGGAAGCGTATCATGCCGGCTTGACGGCAGcggaacgtcgtcgtgttCAGAAGCGTTTTACGTCCGGTAACGTACGAATTGTCGTCGCGACGGTGGCGTTCGGTATGGGCATCAACAAGGCAAACGTCGGCGGAATCGTTCACTATAACATGCCGAAGACGTTGGAGAACTACGTGCAGGAAATAGGTCGAGCCGGTCGCGACGGCAGCGTCGCTCACTGCCACGTTTTCCTCGACGAAGAT GGTTCTGATATAGGCGAGCTGAAGCGACACTGCTTTGCTCACGACGTAGATCGATACACGGTTAAGCGCTTCGTGAATCGGGTCTTTCCGCACTGTCGATGCTCCGAACTGACGGGCGGGAGCGAGGGAGGGCCGACGGCGTGCGGCCCGGGACACGAGGTGGCAATTGACATTGAGAAAAATGTCTTCGATTTGGatttgaaagaagaggcgCTTGCCACGCTTCTCTGCTATTTGGAGCtgcgcggcgacggctcgCTTCGTCAGCTGGCTCCGAGCTATTCGCGATGCACGATCAAGTGCTACGGCGGTGCGAAGCAGATGAGGGCGTTGGCGAGCAAGTGCTTGGCTGTGAACGCCGCTCTGGCTTTGTGCAGGGAACAGTGTCAAAGCGTCGAGAAGACGAGCATCATTCAGTTCGATTTGATTGAGTTGTGCAATCGAATGGGCTGGGAGTCGCGATTGGTTCGACGAGAGCTGAACGGCTTGGAGTGGGACACTAGCGGTAAAGTGCCGCAGAAAACCGGCGTCATGGTCGAATTTGGCAACCTCGCTTTGCGCGCTCGTTGCTCGGGGAGTCTGAACGGAGACGAGCGAGATGAAATATGCGATTACCTCTTTGAACGAGTCAAGAATCAAGTTACTATGGGATTGAATAAGCTGAGAGCGGCTCACTCCTTCCTGCTAGCTGTAGCTCACGAGAGCGTCAGGGATTGTGtggacgacgtcaaatcggATCTGAGCGATGCGCTGAGAAGGAGCATAGAGCTGTAtttcagcgacgacgttgctgCTCTCGAGAAGAgtgactcgtcgtcgtcgtcgcaatgtACGAAAGAGGACGAGGTCGgcattcgtcgcgacgtGCGGGGTCTCGTGTCGCTTCACGAGGATCAGACGTTTAGCGGACACGCGGTGGCGAGAATTTTTCAAGGCATCGCGAGTCCTCGTTACGCCGCCGAAGTGTGGGGCAAGAATCGGCGGTTTTGGAGGCGACACATTGCCGTCGATTTTAACGTGTTGCGAAAAATAGCAACGGAAGAAATCGTGAAAATGCGATAA
- the LOC136185052 gene encoding unconventional prefoldin RPB5 interactor-like: MADGKGSAESLQDVQRLLQQQELAIEECRTNLENWKRMKTDYEALLGRLTTLPEKLSYDVMIPFCGVAFMPGRLVHTNEILVSLGDSWFAERSAKDAGGIAARRIKYVSERLAEFEKEVADIEAQRQMTLHLLNEKEDFVEIREPYDTENGETLVERRRRREKENQELLARIEKQVEVLSDSGSTSDDDDDDEDEDEDEDDDSEEDVSAARIIVHHSEPSEAAESAEARDGDDAADLSQVSPGRFLDMYRKVLQPASKKETEEKEKKKSESSRTKKSVHFAPDTKSEPAKAKEKTATKSQAFSGVIVEKSSSMQQHPTPSYKQQQQKRISKFKASRKGNDASSN; the protein is encoded by the exons ATGGCAGATGGAAAAGGAAGCGCTGAATCTTTACAAGACGTCCAGAGACTTCTGCAACAGCAGGAATTG GCTATAGAAGAATGCAGAACGAATCTAGAGAATTG GAAAAGAATGAAAACAGACTACGAAGCTCTTCTCGGTCGTCTGACGACACTTCCAGAAAAGCTGAGCTACGATGTGATG ATTCCTTTTTGTGGTGTCGCTTTCATGCCTGGTCGTCTCGTGCACACAAACGAAATACTTGTCAGTCTTGGCGATAGCTGGTTTGCAGAGCGTTCGGCGAAGGATGCCGGGGGAATAGCAGCAAGACGAATTAAAT ATGTCTCTGAGCGATTAGCGGAGTTTGAAAAAGAGGTAGCAGACATTGAGGCGCAGCGGCAAATGACGTTGCACCTGCTAAACGAAAAGGAGgacttcgtcgaaattcgcgaacCGTATGATACGGAAAATGGCGAGACTCTCGTAGAAAGAAggaggcgacgagaaaaagaaaatcaggAACTCTTAGCTAGAATAGAGAAACAGGTTGAAGTGCTCTCAGACTCAGGGAGTACcagtgatgatgatgatgatgatgaggacgaggacgaggacgaggacgatgattcagaagaagacgtaTCTGCTGCACGAATAATAGTTCATCACAGTGAACCCAGCGAG gCTGCAGAGTCTGCAGAAGCtagagacggcgacgatgcaGCTGATCTCAGTCAAGTGTCACCTGGACGTTTTCTTGACATGTACCGAAAAGTCCTTCAGCCTGCATCTAAGAAAGagactgaagaaaaagagaagaagaaatcagAGAGTAGTCGAACGAAGAAGTCCGTTCACTTTGCACCTGATACGAAGTCAGAGCCAGCGaaggcgaaagagaaaacggcgacgaagagtcAAGCATTCTCGGGAGTCATAGTGGAGAAGAGTTCATCGATGCAGCAGCATCCA ACACCTTCCTATAAACAACAACAGCAGAAACGTATATCAAAGTTCAAAGCATCAAGAAAGGGGAACGATGCGTCATCAAATTGA
- the LOC136185054 gene encoding large ribosomal subunit protein uL3-like: MAFSRFLGTRRSCSCLNGSLASLRAFCIQGKSYGSSAPAVEEKIAWTPRSRRTGAIGVKLGMTKMWTKKGDSFPVTLIRIQDCQVVQTKTQEKDGFSALQLGAVDQPKLKNVTKPLRKHFEKAGVNPKKKIWEFPVTEDALLPPGTTILARHFLPGQYVDVTGITIGKGFQGVMKRHGMKGQPASHGVTKTHRKMGATGGGGDPGRIWPGKRMPGRMGNKRRVTMNLKVCRINNKYNVLYVKGGVSGSANGYVRVTDARRKPVKEAPPFPTFRPEDVVDAPIAEEEFAEDVQRPDDDTIAFEVKPKKSKR, translated from the exons ATGGcattttctcgttttctggGCACTCGTCGAAGCTGCTCTTGCCTAAACGGCTCCTTAGCATCTTTGAGGGCATTCTGCATTCAAGGAAAAAGCTACGGCTCATCTGCTCCCGCCGTTGAGGAGAAAATTGCATGGACACCTCGATCGCGGCGAACTGGAGCCATAGGAGTCAAACTGGGCATGACGAAAATGTGgacaaagaaaggagacagCTTTCCTGTGACACTCATAAGG ATTCAAGACTGCCAGGTCGTGCAAACAAAGACGCAGGAAAAAGACGGTTTTTCGGCTCTTCAACTGGGAGCCGTAGATCAACCAAAACTAAAAAAT GTAACTAAACCTTTACGAAAGCACTTTGAGAAGGCCGGGGTGAatcccaagaaaaaaatatggGAATTTCCTGTTACTGAAGATGCCTTACTACCTCCTG GCACAACCATCTTAGCTAGGCACTTCCTTCCCGGTCAatacgtcgacgtgacggGAATAAC AATTGGTAAGGGTTTCCAAGGCGTCATGAAGCGGCACGGAATGAAGGGGCAGCCTGCATCGCACGGCGTCACTAAGACTCATCGGAAGATGGGAGCAACGGGCGGAGGAGGG GATCCTGGTCGTATTTGGCCGGGAAAGCGGATGCCGGGCAGAATGGGAAACAAGAGACGCGTGACAATGAATTTGAAG GTGTGTCGTATCAATAACAAATACAACGTGCTCTACGTCAAAGGCGGCGTATCGGGTAGTGCGAATGGATACGTTCGAGTGACCGACGCCAGACGAAAACCCGTGAAAGAAGCGCCCCCTTTCCCAACGTTTCGTccagaagacgtcgtcgatgcacCGAttgcagaagaagaatttgCGGAAGACGTGCAACgtcccgacgacgacacaATCGCGTTTGAAGTTaagccaaaaaaatcaaaacgatAA
- the LOC136185031 gene encoding golgin subfamily A member 6-like protein 1: MADAEKPSSAAKDSRSGDGAEKTSADSAQEQPKADEQAKEALDAEHGNGKGDNEEAAATPAEGTEAKEETAEETKPETEPESKDDTSEALKPEGNAKSDDDGEGAAVQAEETGVSSSDAMTKEKEESENDKKQTLSKGTSEEETTTGKSGRRHGKSKSREGHREKRRHHSRRRPPTSESDVLGKIPKVHEGKRRGSERRGGRYDDPFEEIANPVFQKADKDRDGKLRTKEFWEIFRSQQLNLQLSDGDLSRLEAEADMDKDGYVSYEESVPVLRRVLMAIYQIQDTSPFDWVELAASDGLSLWFNKRTGDTSYSAPRGYNDEEVDLFEDMIYEVFVAADTRKKGYLSQEQFVQLLQSESLGLALTDKDLNTIVQQTQGYAEGQVTYEEFVPMAKQLIMLSYQTKDPSASEWIQLQSSRFGLFWFNKRTGETRQQPPQELVMLQQQLQQQREDDLTFLRQTVTELEATKYELQEEQLRRQELENDVVALEEYRDIATQQLEETGDILDGTRAELQRNRAEVEKKTADLAEAVTKVRNLEIQMAKMGEVEQRLQETSEKLRTTESTVEARESSLSEKENIIVNLRDQIDDLTTRLQIANDSIGTKNSSLADLTKELNDEKAKVRKLQKEVQHIPVLEGELARTQEHLLHLQKQTEEKASALSQTRRTMKNVRDRNAELEKELGSMAELREKLHQSRCEVRTIKQFLAGKSALVQERTRELRQTQGRITDMEEKDNRRAHILADILERTARLHQQQLIFMSNQMQSRQRGELDLGFPVQKSFAQRESITRSSSCPSLLIPEGNATATFNNPGFAFPSQTRRTIRYNDEFSTPQQSRPARASNKIQSVPRLPPVHKPKAQTEPFRHPTTDDVKRIRAVNDAAVPNEHRFLKTMASIDYSSPETRATRLTGHDYGYTPQERDDSVAAEQVKIGDRVVVHLKKNVFDLEPREYSGVVRFVGKIDTEYVDNRIYAGIKLDQPVGDHDGVVKGKRYFRCPPKHGVMVRVKDIVSVLQPKGSTFKSIHSVKQRSGQTVL; the protein is encoded by the exons ATGGCCGATGCCGAGAAGCCATCTTCTGCAGCCAAA GACTCGAGAAGTGGCGATGGGGCGGAGAAAACATCGGCAGATTCCGCACAAGAACAACCAAAGGCAGACGAGCAGGCTAAGGAGGCTTTAGATGCAGAGCACGGCAACGGAAAAGGCGACAACGAggaagcggcggcaacgCCGGCAGAAGGAActgaagcgaaagaagaaacagcgGAGGAAACCAAACCAGAAACGGAACCAGAAAGCAAAGACGATACCTCAGAGGCTCTAAAACCAGAAGGCAATGcaaagagcgacgacgacggcgaaggcgCCGCGGTGCAAGCCGAAGAGACCGGAGTATCCAGTTCCGACGCTAtgacaaaggagaaagaagaaagcgaaaatgacAAAAAACAGACCTTATCCAAAGGAAcgagcgaagaagagacgacgacgggaaaatCGGGACGACGACACGGCAAGTCGAAGTCGCGGGAGGGCCATCGAGAAAAGAGGCGTCACcactcgcgtcgacgtcctccCACGTCCGAGAGCGACGTTCTCGGTAAGATACCGAAAGTTCACGAGGGAAAGCGGCGAGGTTCCGAGCGCCGCGGCGGACGCTACGACGATCCGTTTGAAGAAATAGCCAATCCGGTCTTTCAGAAGGCCGACAAGGATAGAGATGGGAAACTTCGAACAAAGGAATTTTGGGAG ATTTTCAGGTCGCAGCAATTGAATCTCCAGCTCTCCGACGGCGATTTGTCTCGGTTAGAAGCCGAAGCCGACATGGACAAG GACGGATACGTTTCGTACGAAGAATCCGTTCCCGTCCTACGCCGTGTTTTGATGGCAATCTATCAAATACAGGACACATCACCG TTTGATTGGGTCGAACTTGCTGCATCGGATGGTCTTTCCCTCTGGTTCAACAAAAGAACAGGAGACACAAG CTATTCGGCGCCTCGAGGATACAATGACGAAGAGGTTGATCTCTTCGAAGACATGATCTACGAAGTGTTTGTCGCCGCTGATACCAGGAAGAAAGGATATTTGAGTCAAGAGCAATTCGTTCAGCTACTTCAGTCAGAATCGCTGGGTTTGGCTCTGACCGATAAAGATTTAAACACCATTGTCCAGCAGACGCAAGG CTATGCAGAGGGACAAGTCACGTACGAAGAATTTGTGCCCATGGCAAAGCAGCTGATTATGTTGAGCTATCAAACGAAGGATCCATCAGCC AGCGAATGGATACAGCTGCAGAGTAGCCGATTCGGGCTCTTCTGGTTCAACAAGCGCACAGGCGAGACACGACAGCAGCCTCCGCAGGAGCTCGTCATGCTTCAACAGCAGCTACAGCAACAGAGAGAGGACGACCTCACCTTTCTCCGTCAGACTGTCACCGAACTGGAGGCTACAAAATACGAGCTACAGGAGGAACAGCTTAGAAGACAG GAACTGgaaaacgatgtcgtcgctctcgaagAATACCGAGATATTGCTACGCAGCAGCTAGAAGAGACAGGAGACATACTTGACGGCACCAGAGCAGAG CTGCAACGAAATCGAGCTGAggtagagaagaaaacagcCGACTTAGCTGAAGCTGTTACAAAAGTTCGAAATTTGGAAATTCAAA TGGCCAAGATGGGAGAAGTCGAGCAGCGTTTGCAAGAAACTTCAGAGAAACTTCGCACCACAGA GAGCACTGTTGAAGCCAGGGAGTCATCGCTCtcggaaaaggaaaacattATTGTAAATTTACGAGATCAAATTGACGATCTCACAACGAGATTGCAA ATCGCAAACGACTCCATAGGAACTAAAAATTCGTCCCTAGCAGACTTGACTAAAGAGCTCAATGACGAAAAAGCTAAAGTCAGAAAACTGCAGAAA GAAGTTCAGCACATACCTGTTCTAGAAGGCGAACTGGCAAGGACTCAAGAGCATCTTCTACACCTGCAAAAgcaaacagaagaaaaagcgtccGCTCTGTCTCAAACGCGAAGAACGATGAAAAACGTTCGAGACCGAAATGCG GAGCTAGAAAAAGAGCTCGGAAGTATGGCCGAATTGCGCGAAAAGCTGCATCAATCGCGATGCGAAGTTCGCACAATTAAGCAATTTCTAGCGGGGAAATCTGCTCTCGTACAAGAGCGCACAAG AGAATTGAGACAGACTCAAGGACGCATAACAGATATGGAAGAGAAGGACAACCGTCGCGCTCACATCCTCGCGGACATACTAGAACGAACAGCGCGTCTCCATCAACAACAACTCATCTTCATGTCAAACCAAATGCAATCGAGGCAACGAGGAGAATTGGATCTCGGTTTTCCCGTACAGAAATCCTTCGCCCAACGAGAATCAATCACGAG GTCATCCAGCTGTCCGTCACTACTGATTCCCGAAGGAAACGCGACGGCAACGTTCAATAACCCGGGATTCGCTTTCCCCTCCCAAACTCGACGTACCATTCGCTACAACGACGAATTCTCGACTCCTCAACAATCACGTCCCGCTAGGGCGTCTAACAAAATTCAATCAGTGCCCCGATTGCCACCCGTGCACAAGCCCAAAGCCCAAACAGAACCTTTTCGTCATccgacgaccgacgacgtcaagcGAATTCGTGCAGTGAACGATGCCGCCGTTCCAAACGAGCATCGTTTTCTCAAAACCATGGCTTCAATCGACTATAGCAGTCcggagacgagagcgacCCGTTTGACGGGACACGACTACGGCTACACGCCTCAGGAGCGCGACGACAGCGTGGCAGCCGAACAAGTCAAGATAGGCGACCGAGTAGTGGTCCATCTCAAAAAGAACG TGTTTGATTTGGAACCGAGAGAGTATTCGGGTGTCGTTAGATTTGTCGGTAAGATTGATACCGAGTACGTGGACAATCGTATATACGCCGGCATCAAGCTTGATCAACCAG TTGGTGACCACGACGGCGTTGTCAAGGGCAAACGCTACTTTCGATGCCCCCCTAAGCACGGCGTCATGGTTCGAGTCAAAGACATCGTCTCCGTTCTACAACCCAAG GGATCGACTTTCAAGTCAATACACAGCGTTAAACAAAGATCGGGACAGACTGTTTTGTAA